A portion of the Algisphaera agarilytica genome contains these proteins:
- the dtd gene encoding D-aminoacyl-tRNA deacylase, with protein MRVLIQRVTEGRVVVTEEVVGEIGRGYVLLAGVGEGDDEQTIAKMAEKVVNLRLFNNDEGKFDQSLLDVGGEALVVSQFTLFGDARKGRRPSFIAAARPELAEPLCDLFAVKLKELGVPHVDTGRFGADMKVDIHNDGPVTLWLDSAEW; from the coding sequence ATGCGTGTATTGATCCAACGAGTGACGGAAGGCCGGGTCGTGGTCACGGAAGAAGTGGTCGGCGAGATCGGCCGGGGCTACGTCCTGCTCGCCGGCGTCGGCGAGGGCGACGACGAACAGACCATCGCCAAGATGGCCGAGAAGGTGGTCAATCTCCGGCTGTTCAATAACGACGAGGGCAAGTTCGATCAGTCGCTGCTGGATGTGGGCGGCGAGGCGCTGGTCGTCTCGCAGTTCACGCTGTTCGGCGACGCACGCAAGGGCCGTCGACCGAGTTTCATTGCTGCGGCAAGGCCCGAACTCGCCGAGCCGCTGTGCGATCTTTTCGCGGTGAAGCTCAAGGAACTGGGCGTGCCCCACGTCGACACCGGACGATTCGGTGCGGACATGAAAGTCGATATCCACAACGACGGCCCGGTGACGTTGTGGCTCGATTCGGCGGAATGGTGA
- a CDS encoding DUF5060 domain-containing protein: MQKTFLARRAAAVGSVVALVFGMCGGQALAQVTGNLTQWQPIEVTFSGPSGLSEVGGNNPFLNYRLQVQFTSNGKNYDVPGFFDGVDSQGNSIWKARFTPDQAGSWDYTASFRSGTNVAVSLDANAGTATSFNGANGSFNIAARDANAPGFMSRGRLAYTGNHYLQTLGDGKYWIKTGIDSPENFLAYRGFDNSQTKGNSSGFAGRPGILHNYAPHAGDYNAGDPTWDTPDFNFGNSAANGGDARNIIGYLNYLETLDLPGVEAGHAAANSIYFLPNNIGGDGKDVNPYANLRGNLAQGLAGETNVGGSNDNTRFDISKLEQWNTVFQHAQEKGIKLHFVLNEAEFANKRELDDGTLGNERKLYYRELVARFGHHNALQWNMSEEYEAGSGFGGSTAEEAARIQEFAEYLSTIDPYDHPVTVHQVQHNNFETDPRLPNSPYRFFYGDDNFDTTSLQRPGVAEGWSNVVEAFRRTSAEEGRPWVVQIDEPESITRMAVGVNDNTESGTTNNERFNTVRKTMMYDILFSGGGVEWFIHNADQDVEDQRIYEKVYRESYFARKFLEENTPFWLMDPDDELVRGDDSDYGGAEVFALVGDTYAIYLPDGSNDDNGQSADDSPELNLTLYDAMEFELRWYNPRTGLFEGAVVSLEGGDWAALGYTPDGRNNVNDWVALVTLIPEPGTGTLAVIAGLALLRRREQA; this comes from the coding sequence ATGCAGAAGACGTTTCTCGCTCGCCGCGCCGCGGCGGTTGGTTCTGTTGTCGCATTGGTTTTCGGGATGTGTGGTGGTCAGGCCCTGGCTCAGGTTACGGGCAATCTGACCCAATGGCAGCCCATCGAAGTCACCTTCTCCGGGCCCTCGGGGTTGAGTGAGGTTGGCGGGAATAACCCGTTTCTGAACTACCGTTTGCAGGTGCAGTTCACCAGCAACGGCAAGAACTACGACGTGCCGGGCTTCTTTGATGGGGTGGACAGCCAGGGCAACAGCATCTGGAAAGCGCGCTTCACGCCCGACCAAGCGGGCAGCTGGGACTACACAGCCAGCTTCCGCAGCGGCACCAACGTCGCGGTGAGCCTCGACGCCAACGCCGGCACCGCGACCAGCTTCAACGGTGCCAACGGCTCATTCAATATCGCGGCGCGCGACGCGAATGCCCCGGGCTTCATGAGCCGTGGTCGCTTGGCCTACACCGGCAACCACTACCTGCAGACCTTGGGCGACGGGAAGTACTGGATCAAGACCGGCATCGACAGCCCCGAAAACTTCCTGGCCTACCGCGGCTTCGACAACAGCCAGACCAAGGGCAACAGCTCGGGTTTTGCGGGACGGCCCGGCATCCTGCACAACTACGCACCCCACGCGGGCGACTACAACGCCGGCGATCCGACTTGGGATACGCCGGACTTCAACTTCGGCAACTCCGCGGCCAACGGCGGCGACGCCCGCAACATCATCGGCTACCTGAACTACCTCGAGACCCTGGACCTGCCCGGCGTTGAGGCCGGCCACGCTGCGGCCAACTCGATCTACTTCCTGCCGAACAACATCGGCGGCGACGGCAAAGACGTGAACCCCTACGCTAACCTCCGCGGCAACTTGGCCCAGGGGCTTGCGGGCGAGACGAACGTGGGCGGCAGCAACGACAACACCCGCTTCGACATCTCCAAGCTCGAGCAGTGGAACACCGTCTTCCAGCACGCCCAGGAGAAGGGCATCAAGCTGCACTTCGTCCTCAACGAAGCCGAATTCGCCAACAAGCGCGAGCTTGACGACGGCACCCTCGGTAACGAACGCAAGCTCTACTACCGCGAGCTGGTCGCCCGCTTCGGCCACCACAACGCGTTGCAGTGGAACATGAGTGAAGAATACGAAGCGGGAAGCGGCTTCGGCGGCAGCACCGCCGAGGAGGCGGCACGCATCCAGGAGTTCGCGGAATACCTCTCGACCATCGACCCCTACGACCACCCGGTCACCGTGCACCAGGTCCAGCACAACAACTTTGAGACCGACCCCCGGCTCCCCAACTCGCCGTACCGCTTCTTCTACGGCGACGACAACTTCGACACCACCAGCCTCCAACGCCCCGGCGTGGCCGAGGGATGGTCGAACGTGGTCGAGGCATTCCGCCGCACCTCCGCTGAAGAAGGTCGGCCGTGGGTGGTACAGATCGACGAGCCCGAGTCCATCACCCGGATGGCGGTCGGCGTCAACGACAACACCGAGTCCGGCACCACGAATAACGAACGCTTCAACACCGTCCGCAAGACGATGATGTACGACATCCTGTTCTCCGGCGGCGGCGTCGAGTGGTTCATCCACAACGCCGACCAGGATGTCGAAGACCAGCGCATCTACGAGAAGGTCTACCGCGAGTCTTACTTCGCCCGGAAGTTCCTCGAAGAGAACACCCCGTTCTGGCTCATGGACCCGGACGACGAACTGGTCCGCGGGGATGACTCGGACTACGGCGGGGCGGAGGTGTTTGCCCTGGTCGGCGACACCTACGCGATCTACCTGCCCGACGGCTCGAACGACGACAACGGCCAGAGTGCCGACGACTCGCCCGAACTCAACCTCACCCTGTACGACGCCATGGAGTTTGAGCTGCGTTGGTACAACCCGCGCACCGGCCTGTTCGAAGGCGCGGTGGTGAGTCTCGAGGGCGGCGACTGGGCGGCGCTGGGCTACACCCCCGATGGCCGCAACAACGTGAACGACTGGGTCGCTCTGGTCACGCTCATCCCCGAGCCCGGCACGGGAACGCTGGCGGTGATCGCCGGGTTGGCCCTGCTGCGTCGACGCGAACAAGCCTGA
- a CDS encoding VWA domain-containing protein: protein MPPRKYRKPRFRSFRPGLAARAPGLMLIIGLVLSAGTHAGLGYVMQDRTLGKFDPSLLMDDDTPVRVKRATFDQITGAANDEGEGTQEPDETAESLAETLMRDVETASSEVFDPELELREVPEPLPRTEAVAQPSTQDVFDFGDLLSDMVIEPEEIAYDDTSAFDAQRSVGAGSAALSGDLLAQLSAADGGLPDLAAGTGDGLGASGAAAASAAGPGVGPGVGPGAGGGSAGSSAASGAAVGDGLGLDFMGFGAIDPQDFEPPERLDDDFDYRITRLDSPTEAGYFQVKITGKRSLRKLATMPKDVVFMVDTSRSIPQKTIEQITDGIKQSIRTMNDDDRFNLVFFSDQVRTFAGDPVPTTRENLTMADRWMRNVRARGQTDVNLALRQLLKRDIEPGRVYELILISDGNPTMGVLDTRELINLITRENDLAASIYCVGIGRDQDNRLLDFLAYRNKGFSVSIERRADVTLELVELMSRLRYPIIHDVQVRFAGQGMDQIYPLTLPNIHQGESFEVYGRFDQPGPFTVQVTGQSAGKPVDLTFRADLNDAPAGTNEVAQGWAFWKLHHLYSEIIRLSERPDLLTEIRKLRSKYQLQTLY from the coding sequence ATGCCGCCCCGCAAGTACCGCAAGCCGAGGTTCAGGAGTTTCCGCCCGGGGCTGGCGGCGCGTGCGCCGGGGCTGATGTTGATCATCGGCCTTGTGCTCAGCGCGGGGACCCACGCGGGCCTGGGCTACGTGATGCAGGACCGCACGCTGGGCAAGTTCGATCCGAGCCTGCTGATGGACGACGACACCCCGGTGCGGGTGAAGCGTGCGACCTTCGACCAGATCACCGGCGCGGCGAATGACGAAGGCGAAGGAACGCAGGAGCCCGACGAAACCGCCGAGTCTTTGGCCGAGACGCTGATGCGTGACGTCGAGACCGCGAGCTCCGAGGTGTTTGATCCGGAGCTGGAACTACGCGAGGTCCCCGAGCCGTTACCGCGCACCGAAGCGGTGGCCCAGCCGAGCACGCAAGACGTGTTTGACTTCGGCGACCTGCTCAGCGACATGGTGATCGAGCCGGAAGAAATCGCCTACGACGACACCTCGGCGTTCGATGCGCAGCGCAGTGTCGGCGCGGGCAGCGCGGCGTTGTCGGGTGACCTGTTGGCTCAGCTCAGCGCTGCCGACGGCGGCCTGCCCGATCTGGCGGCCGGCACGGGTGATGGCCTGGGCGCGAGCGGGGCGGCGGCCGCGAGTGCCGCCGGTCCCGGTGTGGGTCCGGGCGTGGGCCCCGGAGCCGGCGGCGGGTCGGCGGGAAGTTCCGCGGCTTCGGGTGCTGCCGTGGGCGATGGTTTGGGCCTTGATTTCATGGGCTTTGGCGCGATCGACCCGCAGGACTTCGAGCCGCCCGAACGCCTCGACGACGACTTCGATTACCGCATCACCCGCCTGGACTCGCCGACCGAGGCCGGCTACTTCCAGGTGAAGATCACCGGCAAGCGATCGCTGCGCAAGCTCGCCACGATGCCCAAGGACGTGGTGTTCATGGTCGACACCTCACGCAGCATCCCGCAGAAAACCATCGAGCAGATCACCGACGGCATCAAGCAGTCGATCCGCACGATGAACGACGACGACCGGTTCAACCTCGTGTTCTTCAGCGACCAGGTGCGCACCTTTGCGGGCGACCCGGTGCCGACGACGCGAGAAAACCTGACGATGGCCGACCGCTGGATGCGCAACGTCCGGGCCCGCGGTCAGACCGACGTGAACCTCGCGCTTCGGCAACTGCTCAAGCGCGACATTGAGCCCGGCCGGGTGTACGAACTGATCCTTATCAGCGACGGCAACCCGACCATGGGCGTGCTCGACACCCGCGAGCTGATCAACCTCATCACCCGCGAGAACGACCTGGCGGCGAGTATCTACTGCGTCGGCATAGGCCGAGACCAGGACAACCGCCTGCTGGACTTCCTGGCCTATCGCAACAAGGGCTTCTCGGTCAGCATCGAGCGTCGCGCCGACGTGACGCTCGAGCTTGTCGAACTGATGAGCCGGCTGCGCTACCCGATCATCCACGATGTCCAGGTCCGTTTCGCCGGGCAGGGCATGGATCAGATCTACCCGCTTACGCTGCCCAACATCCACCAGGGCGAGAGCTTCGAGGTCTACGGCCGGTTCGATCAGCCCGGGCCGTTCACCGTGCAGGTCACCGGCCAGAGCGCCGGCAAGCCGGTCGACCTCACGTTCCGCGCGGACCTGAATGACGCGCCGGCGGGGACCAACGAGGTCGCGCAGGGCTGGGCGTTCTGGAAGCTGCACCACCTCTACAGCGAGATCATCCGCCTGAGTGAACGGCCGGACTTACTGACCGAGATCCGCAAGCTCCGCAGCAAGTACCAACTCCAGACGCTCTACTGA
- a CDS encoding tetratricopeptide repeat protein, with protein sequence MAAWLCFALASSLVPATSSLAQASASQQEFLFAYKLMQRGDTAEAGAAFDTFLEKFPNDEQRGDALYFRALIYQQSGALQASAELLAGATGTSAPKRVPAFAVQLLRGQVLTDLGEYDQALESLEQIDLDRLPDNAMASVLLLRSLAYRGAGNFEASANSADAAAKLASPVKARALLELARAKALGGDTTSALVTLAEALAMDNAAVNPEAARYAGDLSFSEGQLDEASAYYTRVIERYQTSGEFPAAVTGRMWADLQAGRNVAVVNAYKQFAESMPKANQAEAKYLVASAYQSIDQHALATQFLADYASGGDDQPLSALVLYKLAVSQFELARYTDMAQTVARLEKWFPESPQQIDASFLLASADAKQGRAVEGIGRLNTFIEAGPDNPYYAQALLRRAALFEQGDELDAAASDLKQYMDQKGNVESPTVTLRYVDLNHRLGNYEIAIETCDAILGAAKAMPPAVTQEALYRKGEAQTRATQYREALATFDELQRDHPINPYRQAVELRRGLLLNQLGRTDESMAVLLESANDARMPTPQRVAALRIIAAHLRDTNRTDDSALTLRRIEQLGGLETLKDAELLWLGNYEVERNEPAEAIRTLAVIDGEKRKLVGVEESEMLFTRGRAYFMLDDLENAHRSFFGVVALGRGFDLEARLFLARTEAKQGNHDAALIELSDLTKADDGRIVAESLYETGKVYRQRADLLRRRGDEAGMRESLLSARASIKRMVVLYLTVEALQPLPQQGLVELAEIADELGEDDVLVKELNELTRAFDGSPYAEYGRALLDQKSRKRADDALVRLNRMDAESLDPTLGGWVAAKKAELEAMR encoded by the coding sequence GTGGCGGCTTGGCTGTGCTTTGCCTTGGCCTCGTCCCTCGTCCCTGCTACCTCGTCCCTGGCGCAAGCCTCCGCGTCGCAGCAGGAGTTCCTATTCGCCTACAAGCTCATGCAACGCGGCGACACCGCCGAGGCTGGCGCGGCGTTTGATACGTTTCTTGAGAAGTTCCCCAACGACGAGCAGCGCGGAGATGCGCTGTACTTCCGGGCGTTGATCTACCAGCAGTCCGGGGCGCTGCAGGCGTCGGCCGAACTGCTCGCCGGCGCGACCGGCACCAGCGCACCCAAGCGCGTGCCCGCGTTCGCGGTGCAGCTGCTGCGGGGCCAGGTCCTGACCGACCTCGGGGAATACGACCAGGCCCTGGAATCGCTCGAACAGATCGATCTGGATCGTCTGCCGGACAACGCGATGGCGTCGGTGCTGTTGCTGCGGTCGCTCGCTTACCGCGGCGCGGGCAACTTCGAGGCCTCGGCCAACTCGGCGGACGCCGCGGCGAAACTCGCGTCGCCGGTGAAAGCCCGGGCGCTGCTCGAACTCGCCCGCGCCAAGGCGCTGGGCGGCGACACCACCTCGGCCCTGGTTACCCTCGCCGAGGCGTTGGCGATGGACAACGCCGCGGTGAACCCCGAGGCGGCGCGATACGCCGGCGACCTGTCGTTCTCCGAAGGACAACTCGACGAAGCCAGCGCGTACTACACCCGCGTGATCGAGCGCTACCAGACCTCGGGCGAGTTCCCCGCCGCGGTGACGGGCCGGATGTGGGCCGACCTCCAGGCCGGGCGCAACGTCGCGGTGGTCAATGCGTACAAGCAGTTTGCCGAGTCGATGCCCAAGGCCAACCAGGCCGAGGCGAAATACCTCGTGGCCTCGGCGTATCAATCGATCGACCAGCACGCGCTGGCGACGCAGTTCCTGGCCGACTACGCCAGCGGCGGCGACGACCAGCCGCTCTCGGCCCTGGTGCTCTACAAGCTCGCGGTCAGCCAGTTCGAGCTCGCCCGCTACACCGACATGGCCCAGACCGTGGCCCGTCTCGAGAAATGGTTCCCCGAGTCGCCGCAGCAGATCGACGCGTCGTTCCTGCTCGCCTCCGCCGACGCCAAGCAGGGCCGCGCCGTCGAAGGCATCGGCCGACTGAACACCTTCATCGAAGCCGGGCCGGACAACCCGTACTACGCCCAAGCACTCCTGCGTCGCGCCGCACTCTTCGAACAGGGCGACGAGCTCGACGCGGCCGCGTCCGACCTCAAGCAGTACATGGATCAGAAGGGCAACGTCGAGTCGCCCACGGTCACGCTCCGCTACGTCGACCTCAACCACCGGCTGGGCAACTACGAGATCGCGATCGAGACCTGCGACGCGATCCTCGGTGCCGCCAAAGCCATGCCCCCAGCCGTGACCCAGGAAGCGCTGTACCGCAAGGGCGAAGCACAGACCCGGGCGACCCAGTACCGCGAAGCGCTGGCGACCTTCGACGAGCTGCAACGCGATCACCCGATCAACCCCTACCGCCAGGCGGTCGAACTGCGGCGCGGCTTGTTGTTGAATCAGCTCGGCCGCACCGACGAGTCGATGGCGGTGCTGCTCGAGTCGGCCAACGACGCCCGTATGCCCACGCCCCAGCGCGTCGCGGCCCTGCGCATCATCGCCGCCCACCTGCGTGATACCAACCGCACCGACGACTCGGCCCTCACGCTCCGCCGCATCGAACAGCTCGGCGGTCTGGAAACGCTGAAGGACGCCGAGCTCCTCTGGTTGGGCAACTACGAGGTCGAGCGCAACGAGCCCGCCGAGGCGATCCGCACCTTGGCGGTGATCGACGGCGAGAAACGCAAGCTCGTCGGCGTCGAAGAATCGGAAATGCTCTTCACCCGTGGCCGGGCGTACTTCATGCTCGACGATTTGGAGAACGCCCACCGCTCGTTCTTCGGCGTTGTCGCGCTGGGACGCGGCTTCGACCTCGAAGCCCGGCTGTTCCTGGCCCGCACCGAAGCGAAGCAGGGCAACCACGACGCGGCGTTGATCGAGCTGTCGGACCTGACCAAGGCCGACGACGGACGGATCGTCGCCGAATCGCTCTACGAGACCGGCAAGGTTTATCGCCAGCGGGCCGACCTGCTACGTCGCCGCGGCGATGAGGCGGGCATGCGCGAGTCGCTGCTCTCGGCCCGGGCGTCGATCAAACGCATGGTCGTACTTTACCTCACGGTCGAGGCTCTCCAGCCGCTGCCGCAGCAGGGCCTGGTCGAACTCGCCGAGATCGCGGATGAGCTGGGCGAAGACGACGTGTTGGTAAAAGAGCTCAACGAATTGACCCGCGCCTTCGACGGCTCGCCCTATGCCGAGTACGGCCGCGCGTTGCTGGATCAGAAATCCCGTAAGCGTGCGGACGATGCGCTGGTGCGCTTGAACCGCATGGACGCCGAGTCGCTCGACCCGACGCTGGGCGGTTGGGTGGCGGCGAAGAAGGCCGAACTGGAGGCGATGCGCTGA
- a CDS encoding ExbD/TolR family protein: MSFATQTRERSAPVLPLAGMVDVLFLLLIFFMTASVFRDAELSMDVSLPTSETASAAVGPQDQVIITVSDDNRIFLGEREVSAEELPELLTQLKNVTAIDSLVVRADQKADWGLGVWIMDVAQQVGLDNVQAATIRPAE; encoded by the coding sequence ATGTCCTTCGCCACCCAAACCCGCGAACGCTCCGCCCCGGTCCTGCCCCTGGCCGGCATGGTCGATGTGCTGTTCCTGCTGCTCATCTTCTTCATGACCGCCTCGGTCTTCCGCGACGCCGAGCTGAGCATGGACGTAAGCCTGCCCACCTCCGAGACCGCCAGCGCCGCGGTCGGCCCGCAGGACCAGGTGATCATCACCGTCTCCGATGACAACCGGATCTTCCTCGGCGAGCGTGAGGTTTCGGCCGAGGAACTGCCCGAGTTGCTAACCCAGCTCAAGAACGTGACCGCGATCGACTCGCTGGTTGTCCGGGCCGACCAGAAAGCCGACTGGGGTCTGGGGGTCTGGATCATGGACGTCGCCCAGCAGGTGGGCCTCGACAACGTCCAGGCCGCGACGATCCGACCGGCGGAATAG
- a CDS encoding MotA/TolQ/ExbB proton channel family protein codes for MRQMISSAPSAGRAPVPARRLWPRALVMIAALLAVGSTLTLRAQNSPALPPAPTASPTQPAPAPASPGVVPATPAPVPASAPATPTDYGNLGDLSVQPIYKLRQMFEFAPVINGIIGGLSVLSLMFFLWFLFTINSRSVAPAAFVNEITNLVLVGRYDAAAEACRRSKGVFIAPIILRCVENHGKSQSIIMSMIDAEGRRLSDIIWNRISYLADISNVAPMLGLLGTVIGMITAFFGLDKESGSIDSTVLSQGVGQAMATTMFGLMVGISALVFYSIIKSRATKTLAEAEAAVHTIADRIRNAEDDEPEEEPSKLL; via the coding sequence ATGCGGCAAATGATTTCTTCCGCCCCGTCGGCCGGGCGCGCCCCCGTTCCTGCGCGTCGGCTGTGGCCCCGTGCTCTGGTGATGATCGCCGCGCTGTTGGCCGTCGGCTCGACGCTGACCCTCCGGGCCCAGAATTCCCCGGCCCTCCCGCCCGCTCCGACTGCGTCGCCGACGCAGCCCGCCCCGGCCCCCGCGTCGCCCGGTGTCGTACCGGCCACCCCCGCGCCGGTACCCGCCTCGGCCCCGGCCACGCCCACGGACTACGGCAACCTCGGCGACCTCTCGGTCCAACCGATCTACAAGCTCCGGCAGATGTTTGAGTTCGCCCCGGTGATCAACGGCATCATCGGCGGCCTCTCGGTGCTCAGCCTGATGTTCTTCCTCTGGTTCCTGTTCACGATCAACAGCCGATCCGTCGCCCCCGCGGCTTTCGTCAACGAGATCACCAACCTCGTGCTCGTCGGCCGCTACGACGCCGCGGCCGAGGCCTGCCGCCGCAGCAAGGGCGTTTTTATCGCCCCCATCATCCTCCGCTGCGTCGAGAACCACGGCAAGAGCCAGTCCATCATCATGAGCATGATCGACGCCGAGGGCCGACGCCTCTCCGACATCATCTGGAACCGCATCAGCTACCTCGCCGACATCAGCAACGTCGCCCCCATGCTCGGCCTGCTGGGCACGGTCATCGGCATGATCACCGCGTTCTTCGGCCTCGACAAAGAGTCCGGCTCGATCGACTCGACCGTCCTCTCCCAAGGCGTCGGCCAGGCGATGGCCACCACGATGTTCGGCCTGATGGTCGGCATCAGCGCCCTGGTCTTCTACTCCATCATCAAGAGCCGCGCCACCAAGACCTTGGCCGAGGCCGAGGCCGCCGTCCACACCATTGCCGACCGCATCCGCAACGCCGAGGACGACGAGCCCGAGGAAGAGCCTTCGAAGTTGTTGTAA
- the bioB gene encoding biotin synthase BioB, producing MDFAFYQQLADDALNDVEPSEELCLRLLTDESLQLMPLLNAAYAVRHAHFGNQVQVHILNNAQNGRCPEDCSYCTQAKTSDADIEPYPIKNEEEVLGEAERAYNAGAHRYCMVFSGRGPTAKRTDQLAGYIKAVKEKFPSLEVCVSAGLLDDEKAKVLKEAGLDRLNHNLNTSRDNYGKICTTHTYDDRLNTLLSAKRAGLETCSGLIAGMGETPEELIEVAKTLASVNAESIPVNFLLPFEGNVLPGTPEDAKQLTPEYCLRILCMFRLTNPRADVRCAAGREFHLRSLEAMCLYPANSLFLDGYLNGQGAERRRTYQMIQDAGFAIVSDQPLEDLLEEIPADADPNAKISELTRDGVQIKSMDQLRPAMPVKS from the coding sequence ATGGATTTCGCGTTTTACCAACAGCTCGCCGACGACGCTCTGAACGACGTCGAGCCCTCCGAAGAGCTCTGCCTCCGCCTGCTCACCGATGAGTCGCTGCAGTTGATGCCGCTGCTCAACGCCGCCTACGCGGTCCGCCACGCCCACTTCGGCAACCAGGTCCAGGTCCACATCCTCAACAACGCCCAGAACGGCCGCTGCCCGGAAGACTGCTCCTACTGCACCCAGGCCAAGACCAGCGACGCCGACATCGAGCCCTACCCCATCAAGAACGAAGAAGAGGTCCTCGGCGAGGCCGAGCGCGCCTACAACGCCGGCGCCCACCGCTACTGCATGGTCTTCTCCGGCCGGGGCCCCACCGCCAAACGCACCGACCAGCTCGCCGGCTACATCAAGGCCGTGAAAGAGAAATTCCCCTCGCTGGAAGTCTGTGTCTCCGCGGGCCTGCTCGACGACGAAAAGGCCAAGGTGCTCAAAGAAGCGGGCCTCGACCGCCTGAACCACAACCTCAACACCTCGCGGGACAACTACGGCAAGATCTGCACGACCCACACCTACGACGACCGCCTCAACACCCTGCTGTCCGCCAAACGGGCCGGGCTGGAGACCTGCTCGGGCCTCATCGCGGGCATGGGTGAGACCCCGGAAGAGTTGATCGAGGTCGCCAAGACGCTCGCCTCGGTCAACGCCGAGTCGATCCCGGTGAACTTCCTACTGCCGTTCGAGGGCAACGTCCTGCCCGGCACGCCCGAAGACGCCAAACAGCTCACGCCCGAGTACTGCCTGCGCATCCTCTGCATGTTCCGCCTGACTAACCCGAGGGCGGACGTCCGCTGTGCCGCAGGCCGGGAGTTCCACCTGCGGTCGCTCGAAGCGATGTGCCTGTACCCCGCCAACTCGCTGTTCCTCGACGGCTACCTCAACGGCCAGGGGGCCGAGCGCCGCCGGACGTATCAGATGATCCAGGACGCGGGCTTCGCGATCGTGTCGGACCAGCCGCTGGAAGACCTGCTCGAAGAAATCCCCGCGGATGCCGACCCCAACGCCAAGATCAGCGAACTCACCCGCGACGGCGTTCAGATCAAATCGATGGACCAACTTCGTCCCGCGATGCCGGTCAAGTCGTGA
- the plsY gene encoding glycerol-3-phosphate 1-O-acyltransferase PlsY — MAVEIWLLWLVGAFLCGSIPFAVILGKAKGVDIRKVGSGNPGATNLGRAVGKKWGFVCFGLDVAKGLVPTLLYAHGYEIEVMTWVESGRGNAFALGEPETIDHTAGMMGSVQWVLIAVAAVCGHVFSPFLKFKGGKGVATGLGAALGLFPIVTVPGLIAFALWYAVCKLSGYVGLASVIAAGSLPVLTIVSGLVLGLSPGEIAVFAGLTGVLAALVIVRHRGNLARIRAGTEPKAAWTGKARPSASDE; from the coding sequence ATGGCCGTAGAGATCTGGTTGTTGTGGCTGGTCGGGGCGTTTTTGTGCGGGTCGATCCCCTTCGCGGTGATCCTCGGCAAGGCCAAGGGCGTGGACATCCGCAAAGTCGGCAGCGGCAACCCCGGCGCGACCAACCTCGGCCGGGCCGTGGGGAAGAAGTGGGGGTTTGTTTGTTTTGGCTTGGATGTCGCTAAAGGGTTAGTGCCCACGCTCCTGTATGCCCATGGATACGAAATCGAAGTCATGACATGGGTCGAATCCGGGCGTGGCAATGCGTTTGCTCTTGGTGAACCCGAAACGATCGATCACACAGCTGGAATGATGGGCAGCGTGCAGTGGGTCCTCATCGCCGTTGCCGCGGTGTGCGGGCACGTCTTCAGCCCGTTCCTGAAGTTCAAAGGCGGTAAGGGCGTCGCCACAGGACTTGGTGCAGCTCTAGGCCTGTTCCCCATCGTCACCGTGCCGGGGCTGATCGCCTTTGCGCTGTGGTACGCCGTCTGCAAACTCTCGGGCTACGTGGGCCTGGCCAGCGTCATCGCCGCCGGGAGCCTCCCGGTGCTCACCATCGTCAGCGGGTTGGTCCTTGGCCTCAGCCCCGGCGAGATCGCCGTCTTCGCCGGCCTCACCGGCGTGCTCGCCGCGCTGGTCATCGTCCGCCACCGCGGTAACCTCGCCCGCATCCGCGCAGGCACCGAACCCAAGGCGGCTTGGACGGGCAAAGCCCGGCCAAGCGCCAGTGATGAGTGA